One Photobacterium sp. TY1-4 genomic window carries:
- a CDS encoding GNAT family N-acetyltransferase yields MELMRFQDEHASELVNWFQTKEESLMWGGRVFDWPLNQSSIIQRATEDNLQFLTLVEGTQVFGFIEFQRMSLTEVRLCRVAIHPAVRGKGLGRQLIQLSLLKIKALPHVTLVTLAVFQRNVVAKNCYESFGFQVTNKAPHVKVFDGREWPVYQMELAL; encoded by the coding sequence ATGGAGCTTATGCGGTTTCAGGACGAACACGCATCAGAGCTGGTGAACTGGTTCCAAACCAAGGAAGAATCTTTAATGTGGGGTGGTCGGGTATTTGACTGGCCGTTAAATCAAAGCTCAATCATTCAGCGCGCCACTGAAGACAATCTGCAATTTTTGACCTTGGTTGAAGGGACGCAAGTATTCGGTTTTATTGAATTTCAGCGGATGTCGCTCACGGAGGTGCGCTTGTGTCGGGTCGCGATCCACCCGGCAGTCAGAGGAAAAGGGCTCGGCAGGCAGCTGATTCAGTTATCTTTGTTGAAAATCAAAGCATTGCCGCATGTGACTCTGGTGACGCTGGCCGTCTTTCAGCGGAATGTCGTGGCGAAAAACTGTTACGAGTCATTTGGGTTTCAAGTGACGAACAAAGCGCCGCATGTCAAAGTGTTTGATGGCCGGGAGTGGCCTGTATATCAGATGGAACTGGCCCTATGA
- a CDS encoding GNAT family N-acetyltransferase: MEIKPILWQQTISLRHQVLWPEKPPEFCHVEGDEDAAHFGAFIDGRLVCVASVFLSSHQARLRKFATEPDHQGQGIGSAMIAHILADLAERNVNHFWCDARESALGFYQRFGMQPEGERFYKGDIPYLKMTVDLGKTQG; the protein is encoded by the coding sequence ATGGAAATCAAACCTATTTTATGGCAACAAACCATTTCTTTACGTCACCAGGTCTTGTGGCCGGAAAAACCACCTGAGTTTTGTCACGTTGAAGGTGATGAAGACGCCGCACATTTTGGTGCCTTTATTGATGGCCGCCTGGTTTGCGTGGCGTCGGTGTTTTTATCTTCTCATCAGGCGCGGTTGAGAAAGTTTGCGACCGAGCCGGATCATCAGGGTCAGGGGATTGGCAGCGCGATGATTGCGCATATTCTGGCAGATTTGGCCGAGCGCAACGTGAATCACTTCTGGTGTGATGCCAGAGAGTCCGCGCTGGGATTTTACCAGCGATTCGGCATGCAGCCGGAAGGCGAGCGGTTTTACAAAGGCGACATCCCGTATTTGAAGATGACGGTGGACTTGGGCAAGACTCAGGGATGA